The Camelina sativa cultivar DH55 chromosome 16, Cs, whole genome shotgun sequence sequence AGATTTGCGGTATACATGTCATAAAGAATTACAGAGACGAGTCCCCGACTCCGCGCCCTGATGACGGTTTCACCTGGAggaaatatggacaaaaaaccATCAAAACCTCGGTGCACCAAAGGTTAGTTAATTTAGGTTTGTTAGGGAAACAGAGCAAATGgcatcccaaaaaaaaaaacaaaaaaaacagattctTTGTTCTATGAAAGACTTGTATATACAAGTAAATGTGTTTTTCTTATACGTAGCAACAAATTCAAGTGTGATATGATCTTTGCAGGTCTTACTATCGATGTGCCTATGCAAAAGAGCATAACTGCAATGCTACGAAGCGGGTGCAGATGATCCAAGACTGTCCTCCAGTGTACAGAACCACTTATATGGGACAACATATATGTAAATCTATCCCGGTTTATGATGATACGTACGGTTCAGAAATGATTCAGTTTGACCAAGTTGTTTCTGAATCGGTTATGCCTATATTCACATCAACTGATCACGAAGCAATCACCattgaagaagacaaagccACAGACCATACAATGAACCAAGAATGTGATATTAACGATTTCTTGGTGGCTTATGACCATTTTTGGCCGAATGAGTTTCCCTCATTTTCATATGGAGACTCGGTGTTTTCTTGACAACATTGCTGCTTTTGATTAGAGTCCTTTCCAGGATTAAACAACAAAGCTTCAAAGCTTTTTATGTTATCATGGTGGAGATTTATCGGTTCTTCACTTATGTGTTTTGTATGTAATTTAGATTCATATGcgtcacttttttttgtttgctttacaTTTACagtgtctttttgtttttgttggtgtaAGAGGAGGTATTGTCAATGGTGTATTCTTGCGGTTATATAGACAACTGTGTCTGCCTTTGATTgaagaagatttacaaaacaaatatgtgAAAGTGGGATAGATAACAAATGATAACTAGGTGAATCTTGCGTTACTTGCAGGATGTATTGGCACGTATATATCCACTTTTTGGGTAATATTATACGAGAAAAGTGAACGTGATTATACTCCTATCATGCAATTTTTAATGCTATCTAATTCCTCGAGATGTTAAGAGGGGTTATCATCATAGCTTCAATAGAAAATTCTTATTGCTTGGGCAAAATCTGGAAGAACTTTAGCTATGCCAATGTGGAGATCATCAAGGAAGAGTAcataaaaccacaaaaaccagtGAACCATCAGCCAAACACATTATGCAGACAGCAGAGTATATTTTGTCGATTTACTCTGCATAAAGAACAAATAGAAATATAAGTATAATGATTAGAGAAAGAAACAGCATTAAGAGAAACAATAAGCCATGAAAACATGCATTTagaattaaaagataaaaatcataaaagcaaCTGATATTAGTAGTAGACCTACAACGGACATGATATTATAATTCCTTCTCTTTagtcttcatcctcttcttcttctgattcctcttcttcttgtagcCGAACGAACCAaattaaaaacctcaaaatGACTCATGAAATCAGAAGGAACTACTGTGAAGCACTTCTCAGGAGGTTGGAAGCTCACTTTTTGAATCTTAttcatcttctccttttcaAAGGACATAGTCACATCTCCAAACGTGTAGGAGAGACGAAAGGAGAACTTTCCAACTTGTCAGGAGAAAGGATATTTCCTATTGTTTAACTAGCATATCTTACATACAGTCCCAAGACCTGCAATTTTCAGAAACTTTATTTCTGaaaaattcagttccaacacTATTTGAGTGGCAATAAATGGGAAGAGCTCAAGACTTTACCTTTTTTATATTTCAGGTCCATCATAACATGACAGCTCATCTGACACAGTACTGTATTGCCAtccattatattattttaacttcAGTTGAGTTGAGTTTATTATAAAGGCTGGGGAACACGGAGTTCAGCTTCACCTGAAGTGTTCTTGAGTTTACTTTGATCTGTGTAAAAATGCGTTCGGTGGTCAAACTTGTTTACAAGTGTCCAAGCTAAGACAGGGCAGGGCAGACACATTGTTTTCCTCTTCGATCAAAAGGGTGAGAAGTTAAAAGCTGTGTAGCTTCTCATATGCTTCGGTTTTGTTTGAGGCTTCTTCTCTCCGTCAATTAGCTTTGTGTTATAAGACAGGTAAGGTAATTAACTTAATTACTCGAGTCGTGGTGgaataaaaaatatggtttCTTCATCAACTACTAAACGTACAATCTATTCAGAAACAATTCAAGATTAGAACAGTTAACGTAATTCTTTTGGCGTATTGCGGTCTTACTGGTTGGGCTTATTGTGTCACAAAAGCAGCTAGTTGTAATGATCATTTGAAGAACTATCAGAGTAGAAAGCAGTTTCTTGTATTGGCAATAGATTTACGAAATCTTTTGCTTTCAACATGAACATGATTTTGTATGCTTTAAAACACTACTCTggtttctcttttggttttggtgatCCATTCAAAGCTCGACATGTTTCAAGTGATGATACTCATCAATTGTTGAGTATATTAGACCATCACCTTCCAATGACTGAATAACActaaaaaagagaagcaaactcATGAAATCAACAACTTt is a genomic window containing:
- the LOC104750442 gene encoding probable WRKY transcription factor 63 translates to MFSNIDHKALAALLHGQGCANSLKTLLDNREISSVLIEPLINTILDSFSLALSFVDSPNPPLHHESSSQNMAGLVPQRSSKKEICGIHVIKNYRDESPTPRPDDGFTWRKYGQKTIKTSVHQRSYYRCAYAKEHNCNATKRVQMIQDCPPVYRTTYMGQHICKSIPVYDDTYGSEMIQFDQVVSESVMPIFTSTDHEAITIEEDKATDHTMNQECDINDFLVAYDHFWPNEFPSFSYGDSVFS